The sequence below is a genomic window from Rhizobium gallicum bv. gallicum R602sp.
GCAGACGCGAAGGGCGCGATTGCCGGGGATCGAGAACACGGTTTCGATAAAACGCGCCTGCTCGTCGAGAGCATCGCCCGGCAGCCCGCGGCTCACCTCGTCCGGCGTGGCCTTGGAAAGGATCGCAACGCCATTGAAACCCTTCTGGCCATGCGTTTCGACGTGATAGCCCATCGCCTCGATCTCGAGCCGCGGGAAGGCCTCGTCGATCGTCTTGATCTCCTGCAGGCAGACGATGTCCGGATCGGAATCCTTGAGCCATTGCGTGAGGTTGTCGATGCGCGCCTTGACGCCGTTGATGTTCCAGGTCGCGATCTTCATAGGTTGTTCCTTTTGCAGCTTCGTACCCGATCTTTTATCGTGCCGTCCCACATGCGGACAAGACGACAAACCAGCCGGAAGGGATACTTCGGCCGGTTCGATGTGGATAGACAGGCAAAGCTTTAAATCGAGAAGCTGGTGCCGCAGCCGCAGCTTGCAACCGCGTTCGGGTTCTTGATCTGGAAGGATTGACCGAGAAGGTTGTCGACGAAGTCGATTTCCGAGCCTGCCATGTAGACCAGCGACAGGCTGTCGATCAGGACCTTGGCGTTGTTCTTCTCGATGACGATGTCATCGTCGCGGGCATCGCCGGTAAGATCGAACTTGTATGAAAAACCCGAGCAGCCGCCGCCTTCGACGGAAACGCGCAGCGCGTTCTTGCCGGTTTCGGCACCGACGATCGCCGCGATTCGTTTTGCCGCCGCGTCGGAAAGGGTTACACTTGTATCCGTCATGTTTCCTCCTGCCGGGGTCAAGATCCGGAGAGAATTGATACTGGCCGATGAAACGTCAAACGGCTGATATCAAAAGAATTTACCACATGCGTTGCCAGAACGCATTAATCGGCAAAGCAGTTAAGAAAGCGCCTCTTTGCCGTTTATGTTGGCTATAGGTATGAAGAGCGCGATGCGGCGTCAATGGGCGAGGTGCTGCGCGATGTTGAATGACGGTGAAAAATGAAGATTGACAGGCAGGCGTTGGGTTTTGGAAATGGCGAGCGGGCAACCTATGCGGCAGACCCCTGGACGACGCGCGGAAGGCTTTATGCCGAAAGCTGCAGCCCGACGCGTTCCGAATTCCAGCGCGATCGCGACCGCATCGTCCATACGACCGCTTTTCGCCGTCTGAAGCACAAGACGCAGGTCTTCATCGCGCAGGATGGCGATCATTATCGCACACGCCTGACGCACACGATCGAGGTCGCCCAGATCGCGCGTGCCTTAGCGCGCGCCCTGAAGCTTGACGAGGACCTGGCGGAGGGCGTGGCGCTTGTCCACGACTTTGGCCACACGCCTTTCGGCCACACCGGCGAGGACGCGCTGCACGAGGTGCTCCTGCCCTATGGCGGCTTCGACCATAACGCCCAGTCGCTCCGCATCGTCACCAAGCTGGAGCGGCGCTATGCCGAATTCGACGGCATCAACCTGACCTGGGAGAGCCTCGAAGGCCTCGTGAAGCACAATGGGCCGCTGCTGACGAAGGACGGGCAGGGCACGCGCGGGCCGGTGCCGCAGCCGATCCTCGATTACTGCGAAATCCACGACCTCGAACTTGCGACCTTCGCCAGCCTCGAAGCGCAGGTGGCAGCGATCGCCGACGACATCGCCTATAACACCCATGACATCGACGATGGTCTGCGTTCGGGCTACCTGACGTTCGAGATGCTGGAGGAAATTCCGTTCCTCGCCGGACTGATGGCCGAGGTCCGCGCGCGCTACCCCCATCTTGAGAAGAGCCGGTTCACGCATGAGATCATGCGCCGGCAGATCACGCGCATGGTCGAAGATGTCATTGCCGTCGCCCAGGAGCGCCTGACTGAGGTGAAGCCGAAAAGCGTCAAAGATGTACGCAAGGCCGGCAAGGTGATCGCAACCTTCTCGGAGGCGATGTCGCAGACCGACAAGCAGATCAAGCAGATGCTCTTCAAACGCATCTACCGCCATCCCGACATCATGCGCATCCGCGCAGGCGCCGCAAAGATCGTCACCGATCTTTTCGCCGCCTACATGGCCAATCCGAAGGAGATGCAGAGCCATTACTGGGTCGATCATATTGCAGGCCTTGCCGATGCGCCGAAAGCCCGCCATGTCGGCGATTATCTGGCGGGCATGACCGACACCTATGCAATCAGCGCCCACCGGCGATTGTTTGACCACACTCCGGATTTGCGATAGGCAGCGGGCGCCGTGGCAGGAGCTGCGTCAGAGCCTATGCATGGAAGAGTGCGATGAACCTTTTTACCGACTTCGAAGCCAGGATTAAGAACGCCCTTGAACAGATTGATATCGTCAAGGAAAAGCGATCCGAGCTCGATTTCGGCCGCATCGCCGTCGAGCCGCCGCGTGATGCAAGCCACGGCGATGTCGCGACCAATGCCGCCATGGTGCTGGCAAAGTCGCTGGGGACCAATCCGCGCGCGCTCGCCGAAATCATCATCGCCAAGTTGAAGGAAGATGCCGACGTAGCCGACGTCTCCGTCGCCGGTCCCGGCTTCATCAACATCAGGCTTTCCATCGGCTACTGGCAGCGCTTGCTTGCCTCGCTCATCGCGGCCGGAACCGATTACGGCCGCTCGAAGCTTGGCGCCGGCAAGAAGGTCAATGTCGAATATGTCTCGGCAAACCCGACCGGCCCGATGCATGTCGGCCATTGCCGCGGCGCCGTCGTCGGAGACGCGCTGGCTAACCTGCTTGCCTTCGCCGGCTATGCCGTCGAGAAGGAATACTACATCAACGATGCCGGCTCGCAGATCGACGTGCTGGCGCGCTCGGTCTTCCTGCGCTACCGCGAAGCGCTTGGCGAAAGCATCGGCGATATCCCGCCCGGCTTTTATCCGGGCGATTATCTGATCCCGGTCGGAAAGTCCCTTGCTGGCGACTATGGCGTGCGGCTGCACAACATGCCGGAAGAGCAGTGGATGCCGATCGTCAAGGATCGCGCGATCGACGCGATGATGACGATGATCCGCGAGGACCTCGCAGCCCTCAACGTGCATCACGACATCTTCTTTTCCGAGCGGATGCTGCATAACGCCGGCGCTGCCGCGATACGCACCGCGATCAATGATCTGACCTTCAAGGGCTATGTCTACAAGGGCGCGCTGCCGCCGCCGAAGGGCCAGGTGCCGGAAGACTGGGAAGACCGCGAGCAGACGCTCTTCCGCTCGACGGAAGTCGGCGACGACATGGATCGCCCGCTTATCAAGTCGGATGGCTCCTACACCTATTTCGCCGCGGATGTCGCCTATTTCAAGAACAAGTTCGATCGCGGCTTCGACGAAATGATCTATGTGCTCGGCGCCGACCACGGCGGATACGTGAAGCGCCTGGAGGCCGTTGCCCGCGCCGTTTCCGAAGGAAAATCGAAGCTCACCGTTCTGCTTTGCCAGCTCGTGAAGCTCTACCGCAACGGCGAGCCGGTGAAGATGTCGAAACGCTCCGGCGATTTCGTGACGCTGCGCGACGTGGTCGAGGAAGTGGGCCGCGATTCGGTTCGTTTCATGATGCTCTACCGCAAGAATTCCGAGCCGCTCGACTTCGATTTCGCCAAGGTAACGGAGCATTCGAAAGACAATCCGGTCTTTTACGTGCAGTATGCGCATGCCCGCTGCATGTCGGTTTTCCGCCAGGCGAAGGAGGCGTTTCCGGATCTTGACCTATCGCCCCAAGACCTTGCGGATGCGGTCTCCGGCATCTACGATCCCACGGAATTGCAGCTGGTTGCGAAGGCGGCAGAATTCCCGCGCATCGTCGAATCTGCGGCACAGTCGCACGAGCCGCATCGCATCGCGTTTTACCTGTATGATCTCGCAAGTTTCTTCCATGCGCACTGGAATAAAGGTAAAGATCAAACGGACTTACGATTTGTTAACGATAAGAACCGAGAATCGAGTATTGCCAGACTTGGGCTGGTGTATGCTGTCGCTTCGGTTTTGAAGTCGGGACTCGCCATTACAGGCACTGCCGCACCGGATGAAATGCGATAACGTCACCATTTCCCCACATTGCGCTGGCATTTGACCGCGTGGGTTTACGGGTGGGATGAGTATGGCTGACAAACAACTGGCGTATGATACGCGAAAGAAGACGGAGCTTTTCGATGAAGGCGATCCGCTGGCTGAGCTTGCGCGTATCGTAGGCTTCGAGCCGCGCATAGCCGCCAATACGGTTGCTGAAGCGCCCCGGCAGGAGCCGGCATTCAATCTCGAGGACGAGCTTCTCCGCGAATTCGAGCGTTTCGACGCTCCGCGTCCGCTCGCCGGCCTCGATCGTCCGGCCGAGCCTGCCGCCGAAGAATATGACTATCCCGCAGCCGAGGCCATCGTCGAGCCGGAGCCTGTCGATCCGCCGGGTGCCACATCGCCCGCCGGGGAGGAGGCCGAGGTCCTTTCCGCCGCCGATTGGGCCGCGCCCCAGGCGTCCGAACCAGTTTTCGGTGGTGCCCGCGATCTGATCGAGGAGCTCGAGCTCTCGATCGGCGGTCCCACGGTTCAAATTCCTCAGGCTTCGGCCTCTGCCAAGGCGCCGCAGTGGTCGGCTGCCAGCATCAAGCTTCCGCTTGCAAACTTCCATGCCGCTCGCCGCGACGAGCCGGTTGAAGCGCCCGTAAAAGGCGTTGCGCCTGTCGAGGCGGTCGCCGCTCCCGAACAGCAGCCCGAGCCTGTTGCGCATGTTCAGCCCGTTGTCCAGCCCGAACCGGTAACGGAACCGGTTATGGAGCCGGTCGCCTTTGATCCGGCCGAGGAATTCGAAACCGCTGCTCCGCAGGGTTTTCCGGCCGAGCTCGATCGCCATGACGAAGTGGTCATGGATGAAGCGCAAGCCCAGGCAATGCTTGCGCCGGTGGAGGCGCCGGTTGCGATGGAGCCCCGGGTTGAAGCTGAACCATTCGATCTGGTTGCTGCCGCAACGGAAGGCGTCGTACAGGCTGACGCCGCGCTGACTGAAGCGCCTCCCGAAGATCAGCCGATCGCCTTCGATTTCGATGATCTGCTGGCGGACGTCTCCCGTTATCCGGTTCCTCAGCGCGCGGCCTCTGCGCCCGAGGAGCCGAAGGCGGCACCTTTCGAGGAGTGGGAGCCGCTGGTCGTTGCGCCCGTTACTGCTGCACCTGACGCCGCTCCAGTGGTTGTTGCGCCTGCTGCCGCCGAAGTTCCCGCTGGGGCCGCACCTGCCAAGCAGGACGCTGACAGCGAAGATCCGTTTGCCGGCCACGATTTCGAACTCGATCTCGAAGGCATCGAACTCGAACTCGCCGATCTAGATTTTGCCGAGCCTGCAAAGACGCCGGAACCTGCTCCTGTCGTTACGGCACCGCCGCCTGCCGTGGTTGTCGCGCGGCCAGTCGGGCAGGTTGCTGCCGCTTCGCTTTACGATAGGCCGCATCCCGCAGCCGTGGAGAGCGTGGAGAGCGTGGCCGCTGCAGCCGACGCCGATGAAGATCTTCCCTTCGATGCCTCGATGATTTCCGAGGCCGACCATCATCCCGAGACTGTCGAGGACATGCATGTGCCGTCGCTGCCGCCCGTCGAGCAGCCGGCGCCGGCTGCGCCGGTAAACGACTTCGATTTCGACGTCGACGCGGAAATTGCAAGCCTCTTCGAAACGTCAGTCCGAAAGGAACCGGCTGCGGCGGCACCCGCTTGGGCTCCTGCAGCAGCCGCTGCCGTTGTTGCAGCAGCGCCGGTGGCGCCTCGGCCGCAGTCGGCTGGCGGACTTGACGAATTCGAGCGTGCGCTTGAGGAGGATTTCCGCCGCAGCGTTCGTGAACCCGTTCGCCGCGCCGAAGCGCCGGCCGAGGTCCGTATCCAATCCGCGGCCGAGGCCGAGGACATGGGTCGCGCCCGTTCCATGAAGCGGTTGCTTGCGGCTGCCGCTCTGATCATCGTCTTCGCCGGCGGTGCCTACGGCGTCTTTTCGGTTGTTACCGACGGCGGCCTCGGCATTGCTGGCGGCGAACCGCGCGTGATCGTGGCCGACAAGGAACCGGTCAAGATCGTCCCGGAAAATCCGGGCGGCAAGACTGTGCCAAACCAGGACAAGGCGGTTTATGACCGCGTTGCCGGTGCCACCGAAGCGCCGAAGCAGAAGGCGCTCGTTTCATCCGACGAAGAGCCCGTCGATGTCGTTCAGCGCACCCTGACGCCCGAAGTTCTGCCGGAAGACAACGATGGACCCATCGCCGACAACCCGGCAAGTACGCCGGTCGGCGATACGCAGGACCCGCGTCTGCTTCCGAACGAGGACACGGCTGAGAACGGTGCTGCGGCCGAAGACGGCCCCGATAGCGATCGTCCGCCCGCCGTTGCACCGCGCAAGGTTCGGACAATGATCGTCAAGCCGGACGGAACGCTGGTTGCCCGCGAAGAGCCTGCCGCACCGGTTGAAGAGCCCGCCGTTCAGCCGCCTGCCGCCGTGACGGCCTCTAAAGGTTCGGCGGCAAGCTTCCCGGCGAGCAACGAGGTCGCCTCTGCCGATATCCGCGCGACGCCTGTTGAAACGACCACCGTCGCGCCGCTGCCCGCCTCTCAGCAGCCATCCACGTCTACCCTGGAAAAGGTTGCCGCTGCAGATCCGGCAAATGCGAAGGTCGATCAGCCTGTCGCCCCGGTTCAGACACCGCCCGCCGCTGAAAAGCCTGCCGATACGGCGCCGGTACCGACGGCCCGTCCGGCCGAGCAGCCGGTCAATGTCGTCGGCACCGTGACCGAAAAAGGCAATGTCCGCCCGGCCGAACAGCAGCCGAAGCCGGCTGAAGTGGCATCCGTCGAGCCTGCCGCTGCCAAGCCGCAGCAGGCTGCACCGGCTGGCGGGTACGGCATGCAGATCGCGTCGTTGCCGTCCGAAGCAGAGGCGAACAAATCCTATGCGAGCCTGTCGAAGAAGTTTGCAAGCGTCCTCGGCGGCCGCAGCTTTGAAATCCGAAAGGCCGAAATCGCCGGTAAAGGCACGTTCTACCGCGTCCGGATCCCGGCCGGCTCGAAGGACGAGGCCGCAGCCCTTTGCCAGCAATATCGCTCAGCTGGAGGCAGCTGCCTGATTTCGAAGTAAACGGTTGATCGTTTGATCCGGAGCGGCGGGCATGTCCCGCCGCTTTTTTGTGTGCTGCTTTCCTGTGAATGGCGATTGACCTTACTCGCAATTCCCCAACAGGCCTCTATGATTCGGATATGAACGAATCAAAAGCGATGATCCTGGGCTGTAGCGGCCTGTCACTCACCCCTGAAGAAAAAGCCTTCTACAAGGCTGAGCGGCCCTGGGGCTTCATCCTCTTCGGCCGCAATATCTCCGAACCGCAGCAAATCGCCGGTCTCGTCGCCGAAATGCGCGAAAGCGTCGGCTGGCACGCGCCGGTGCTGATTGATCAGGAAGGTGGTCGCGTACAGCGCATCCGCCCGCCGATCCTGCAGCACTATCCCTCCGGCCAGGCGCTCGGGGATATCTACCGGCGCAATCGCGAGCAGGGGTTGCGCGCGGCATGGCTGATGTCGCGGTTGCACGCCTTTGATCTTCTCAAATTCGGCATCAATGTCGATTGCCTGCCTGTTCTCGACGTACCGGTCGAAGGCAGCAGCAGCGTCATCGGCAACCGTGCCTATGGCGGAGATCCGAAAACCGTCGCCGATATGGGGCGTGCCGCGGCCGAGGGGCTGAAGGCCGGCGGGGTGCTGCCGGTGATGAAGCATATCCCGGGCCACGGCCGCGGCTTTGCCGATTCCCACCACGAACTGCCGGTCGTCACGGTCTCGCGCGATGAACTGGAAGCGCACGACTTCCCCCCCTTCATCGCCATGAGGGACGAGCTTGCGGCAATGACCTGCCACGTCGTCTTTACGGCGATCGATCCGGACAATCCGGCGACGACCTCCAGCAAGGTGATCGACGGCGTGATCCGAAAGCGCATCGGTTTCAAGGGCCTGTTGCTTTCCGATGATACGTCGATGAACGCCTTGGCTGGGACAATTAGCGAGCGGGCTGCAAATATCATTGCAGGCGGATGCGATATCGTGCTGCATTGCAACGGCCATATGGACGAGATGCGGCAGGTCGTGGCAAACACGCCGGTATTGGCGCATGCCGCGCTGGAGCGGGCAAATGCCGTGCTGGCGGGCTTCCCAAAAGTCGACCAGGCGGACGAGGCGGCGATCCGCGCCGAATTCGACGGAATGTTCGCAACCGTCTGAGCGATGGAAGAGAGGCAGAGGTGAACACGGTCAAAGGCACAGAGTGGACACAGGCGGCGGCAACGCCGATGGACAAGCTTTGGCAGGACAATGGTGCCGACCGCGCGAGCCATGAGCCGGCGCTGGTGATCGACGTCGCCGGCTTCGAAGGCCCGCTCGATCTCCTCCTCTACCTCGCCCGCAACCAGAAGGTCGATCTTTCGCGCATTTCGGTGCTGGCGCTTGCCGAGCAGTATCTGCAGTTCATCGAAACCGCCCGCCGCATCCGCATCGAGCTTGCCGCCGATTATCTCGTGATGGCGGCATGGCTCGCCTATCTCAAGTCCCGCCTGCTGATCCCGCAGCAGGTCAAGGACGACGGTCCCTCCGGCGAGGAGATGGCCGCAACGCTTGCCTTCCGCCTGAAACGCCTCGAAGCCATGCGCGAGGCTGCAAGCGGGCTCGTCAACCGAAACCGTCTCGGCCGTGATATCTTTGCCCGCGGGGCGCCTGAGCATATTCCGGACCGGCAAAAATCCGCGTACGAGGCAAGCCTTTACGATCTCCTGACCGCCTATGCGTCGCTCCGCCAGCGCCAGGCCGTGACCCAGGTCACGATCGCGCGCCGCACCGTCTGGTCCCTGACCGATGCCCGCGAACTGCTGACCCGCATGATTGGCGACATCGGCGGCTGGACTGTGCTGGAGCATTACCTTCTGCGTTATCTGGCATCGCCGGAAGAGCGCGTCACGGCAATCGCCAGCGCCTTTGCCGCCTCGCTGGAACTCGTACGCGAGGGCAAGCTGGAGATCCGCCAGGACGCCGCCTTCGAGCCGCTCTATATGCGCCGGGGACCGAAGCATGCGACCCTGCAGGTCGTCGAGCAGGAGAGGCCCGCTTGATGGATTCCAGAGACGATATCGGCCGCGGTGAAGGCGAGGGCGCTTTCCACGAGAATTTCCAGGCGGAGATGGAAGCCGAGCGCATCGCCGAGGCGTTGGTCTTTGCTTCCTCGCAGCCGGTTTCCGAAGCCTTCATCGCCGATCGCTTGCCGAGAAATTTCAGCGTTCGCGCCGTCATGCTCCGGCTCAAGGAGCAGTATGCGCCGCGCGGCGTCAACCTTGTCCAGGTGGATGATGCCTGGGCCTTTCGCACAGCCGCCGATCTCTCCTTCGTCATCCGCCGCGACGACAACGAAGTCAAGAAGCTGTCGCGTACCGCCCTTGAGGTTCTGGCGATCATTGCCTATCACCAGCCGGTCACCCGCGCCGAGATCGAAGATATCCGCGGCGTGCAAACCTCACGCGGCACGCTGGACGTGCTGATGGAAGCAGGCTGGGTGCGCTTCCGCGGCCGCCGGCGCACGCCCGGCCGGCCGGTGACGCTCGGCACGACCCGCGATTTCCTTGACCATTTCGGCCTCGAGGAACTTCGCGACCTGCCCGGGTTGGAGGAGCTGAAGGGCGCCGGCCTTCTTTCCGGCCGCATTCCCGCGAATTTCAACATCCCATCGCCCTTGATGAGCGACGAACTGACCGAGGACGAGGATCCGATCACGCAGTTGGACCTTGAGGAATTGGGTCTTCTCGCGCCCGGCGGCGCCTCTGAAGATTAGTGTCATCCGGTCTTTGTTTTGACACCGACGACGAAAACAATAGAGATCACTATAATTCGATACCCGGACGACTTGTCATTATGGGCGAAGCCGTGACATTAAGCGTCAATTCAAGGGGAGTTTCGATATTGGAAACGATGTCGGAAACTCTTACATCGAAGAAAGATCGCAACAGGGAGTATGCGTAATGGGTTCTTTTAGCATGTGGCACTGGTTGATCGTTCTGGTCATCGTGCTGTTGCTGTTCGGCCGCGGTAAGATTCCGGAGCTCATGGGCGACGTTGCCAAGGGCATCAAGAGCTTCAAGAAGGGCATCAACGACGAAGAAGCGCCGGACACGGCGAAAACCGTCGATCACAAGGCCGACGAACCGAAGTAACAAGTCCGGGAACGGGTGGCTTTTGCCCCGCTTCCCCTCCAGGAGCCTTGAATGTTCGATATTGGCTGGACCGAGTTGCTTGTCATCGCGGTCGTGTTGATCGTCGTCGTCGGTCCGAAGGATCTGCCGCCGATGCTGCGCGCTTTCGGCAAGATGACGCAGCGTGCCCGCAAGGTCGCCGGCGAATTCCGCGCCCAGTTCGACGAGGCGTTGCGGGAGGCGGATCTCGATGACGTACGTCAGACGATCAGCGATGCGCAGCGGCTTAATCCGGCAAACAGCCTGCGCGAGGCGATGAACCCGCTTCGCCAGATGGGCAACGACATCAAGGCCGACCTGCAGAAGGCAACGGCGGTCGAAAACAAGACCGAAGCGCCGCCGGTTACCGTGCCGGCGCCGTCGATGAGCCTGCCCGAAACGCCGCCTGTCGTTGCGCCGGCTCTAGAAGCGGGCCCCGCACCAGCCGTCGCCGAAAAGCCGAAGGCCGTGCGCAAGCCGCGCGCTGCCGCCGAAAAGGCGCTGCCTGCGGCTGCAACCGGGGCTGCTCCTGCTGCAAAGACCGCCGCCGCCGCGAAAGAACCGGCCGCAGCAACAAAGGCTGCGCCAGCAAAGCCTGCTTTGGCAAAGAAGACTGCAGCCGCTGCGAAGAAGACGGCGACCAGGAAAAAGGACGAGGCATGAGCGGTGATATCGAAGACAAGCCGCAGCCGTTGATCGAGCACCTGATGGAGCTGCGCACGCGGCTGATCTGGGCGATCGGCGCGTTTTTCGTCGCCTTTATCGTCTGCTTCTTCTTCGCCAAGCATCTCTTCAATGCCCTGGTTTACCCTTACAAATGGGCAGTCAGCTGGGCCGGCCTCGATGTAACGAAGGCACAGCTCATCTATACGGCTCCGCAGGAGTTCTTCTTCACGCAGGTGAAGGTCGCGATGTTCGGCGGCCTTGTGATCGCCTTCCCAATCATTGCCGCGCAAATCTACAAGTTCGTCGCCCCCGGCCTCTACAAGAACGAGCGTGCGGCCTTCCTGCCGTTCCTGATCGCATCGCCGGTCCTGTTTCTGCTTGGAGGCGCACTCGTCTATTTCTTCTTCACGCCGATGGTCATGTGGTTCTTCCTGACCATGCAGCAGGCGCCGGGCGAGGGCGATGTCGCGATCTCGCTGTTGCCGAAGGTTTCGGAATATCTGAGCCTCATCATGACGCTCGTCTTCTCCTTCGGTCTCGTGTTCCAGCTTCCGGTCGTCACGACCCTGCTTGCGCGCGTCGGCCTTCTCACCTCGCAGTGGCTTGCCGAGAAGCGCAAGTTTGCGATCGTGCTCGCCTTCGTCGTCGCCGCCGTGCTGACGCCGCCCGATCCGATGTCCCAGATCGGCCTTGCACTGCCGACGATCCTTCTCTACGAGATTGCCATCTACGCTGCGCGACTCGTGGAGCGCCAGCGTTCCCGGCAGGCGGTCGAAGAGGCGGACGGGTCTGCGGACGTTGCCAAGACGGACAGCGTTTGAGCGGTTCTCCGAAATTCCCT
It includes:
- a CDS encoding deoxyguanosinetriphosphate triphosphohydrolase — protein: MKIDRQALGFGNGERATYAADPWTTRGRLYAESCSPTRSEFQRDRDRIVHTTAFRRLKHKTQVFIAQDGDHYRTRLTHTIEVAQIARALARALKLDEDLAEGVALVHDFGHTPFGHTGEDALHEVLLPYGGFDHNAQSLRIVTKLERRYAEFDGINLTWESLEGLVKHNGPLLTKDGQGTRGPVPQPILDYCEIHDLELATFASLEAQVAAIADDIAYNTHDIDDGLRSGYLTFEMLEEIPFLAGLMAEVRARYPHLEKSRFTHEIMRRQITRMVEDVIAVAQERLTEVKPKSVKDVRKAGKVIATFSEAMSQTDKQIKQMLFKRIYRHPDIMRIRAGAAKIVTDLFAAYMANPKEMQSHYWVDHIAGLADAPKARHVGDYLAGMTDTYAISAHRRLFDHTPDLR
- the nagZ gene encoding beta-N-acetylhexosaminidase codes for the protein MNESKAMILGCSGLSLTPEEKAFYKAERPWGFILFGRNISEPQQIAGLVAEMRESVGWHAPVLIDQEGGRVQRIRPPILQHYPSGQALGDIYRRNREQGLRAAWLMSRLHAFDLLKFGINVDCLPVLDVPVEGSSSVIGNRAYGGDPKTVADMGRAAAEGLKAGGVLPVMKHIPGHGRGFADSHHELPVVTVSRDELEAHDFPPFIAMRDELAAMTCHVVFTAIDPDNPATTSSKVIDGVIRKRIGFKGLLLSDDTSMNALAGTISERAANIIAGGCDIVLHCNGHMDEMRQVVANTPVLAHAALERANAVLAGFPKVDQADEAAIRAEFDGMFATV
- the tatC gene encoding twin-arginine translocase subunit TatC, whose product is MSGDIEDKPQPLIEHLMELRTRLIWAIGAFFVAFIVCFFFAKHLFNALVYPYKWAVSWAGLDVTKAQLIYTAPQEFFFTQVKVAMFGGLVIAFPIIAAQIYKFVAPGLYKNERAAFLPFLIASPVLFLLGGALVYFFFTPMVMWFFLTMQQAPGEGDVAISLLPKVSEYLSLIMTLVFSFGLVFQLPVVTTLLARVGLLTSQWLAEKRKFAIVLAFVVAAVLTPPDPMSQIGLALPTILLYEIAIYAARLVERQRSRQAVEEADGSADVAKTDSV
- the argS gene encoding arginine--tRNA ligase, which produces MNLFTDFEARIKNALEQIDIVKEKRSELDFGRIAVEPPRDASHGDVATNAAMVLAKSLGTNPRALAEIIIAKLKEDADVADVSVAGPGFINIRLSIGYWQRLLASLIAAGTDYGRSKLGAGKKVNVEYVSANPTGPMHVGHCRGAVVGDALANLLAFAGYAVEKEYYINDAGSQIDVLARSVFLRYREALGESIGDIPPGFYPGDYLIPVGKSLAGDYGVRLHNMPEEQWMPIVKDRAIDAMMTMIREDLAALNVHHDIFFSERMLHNAGAAAIRTAINDLTFKGYVYKGALPPPKGQVPEDWEDREQTLFRSTEVGDDMDRPLIKSDGSYTYFAADVAYFKNKFDRGFDEMIYVLGADHGGYVKRLEAVARAVSEGKSKLTVLLCQLVKLYRNGEPVKMSKRSGDFVTLRDVVEEVGRDSVRFMMLYRKNSEPLDFDFAKVTEHSKDNPVFYVQYAHARCMSVFRQAKEAFPDLDLSPQDLADAVSGIYDPTELQLVAKAAEFPRIVESAAQSHEPHRIAFYLYDLASFFHAHWNKGKDQTDLRFVNDKNRESSIARLGLVYAVASVLKSGLAITGTAAPDEMR
- a CDS encoding SPOR domain-containing protein, whose translation is MADKQLAYDTRKKTELFDEGDPLAELARIVGFEPRIAANTVAEAPRQEPAFNLEDELLREFERFDAPRPLAGLDRPAEPAAEEYDYPAAEAIVEPEPVDPPGATSPAGEEAEVLSAADWAAPQASEPVFGGARDLIEELELSIGGPTVQIPQASASAKAPQWSAASIKLPLANFHAARRDEPVEAPVKGVAPVEAVAAPEQQPEPVAHVQPVVQPEPVTEPVMEPVAFDPAEEFETAAPQGFPAELDRHDEVVMDEAQAQAMLAPVEAPVAMEPRVEAEPFDLVAAATEGVVQADAALTEAPPEDQPIAFDFDDLLADVSRYPVPQRAASAPEEPKAAPFEEWEPLVVAPVTAAPDAAPVVVAPAAAEVPAGAAPAKQDADSEDPFAGHDFELDLEGIELELADLDFAEPAKTPEPAPVVTAPPPAVVVARPVGQVAAASLYDRPHPAAVESVESVAAAADADEDLPFDASMISEADHHPETVEDMHVPSLPPVEQPAPAAPVNDFDFDVDAEIASLFETSVRKEPAAAAPAWAPAAAAAVVAAAPVAPRPQSAGGLDEFERALEEDFRRSVREPVRRAEAPAEVRIQSAAEAEDMGRARSMKRLLAAAALIIVFAGGAYGVFSVVTDGGLGIAGGEPRVIVADKEPVKIVPENPGGKTVPNQDKAVYDRVAGATEAPKQKALVSSDEEPVDVVQRTLTPEVLPEDNDGPIADNPASTPVGDTQDPRLLPNEDTAENGAAAEDGPDSDRPPAVAPRKVRTMIVKPDGTLVAREEPAAPVEEPAVQPPAAVTASKGSAASFPASNEVASADIRATPVETTTVAPLPASQQPSTSTLEKVAAADPANAKVDQPVAPVQTPPAAEKPADTAPVPTARPAEQPVNVVGTVTEKGNVRPAEQQPKPAEVASVEPAAAKPQQAAPAGGYGMQIASLPSEAEANKSYASLSKKFASVLGGRSFEIRKAEIAGKGTFYRVRIPAGSKDEAAALCQQYRSAGGSCLISK
- the tatB gene encoding Sec-independent protein translocase protein TatB, which codes for MFDIGWTELLVIAVVLIVVVGPKDLPPMLRAFGKMTQRARKVAGEFRAQFDEALREADLDDVRQTISDAQRLNPANSLREAMNPLRQMGNDIKADLQKATAVENKTEAPPVTVPAPSMSLPETPPVVAPALEAGPAPAVAEKPKAVRKPRAAAEKALPAAATGAAPAAKTAAAAKEPAAATKAAPAKPALAKKTAAAAKKTATRKKDEA
- a CDS encoding twin-arginine translocase TatA/TatE family subunit, yielding MGSFSMWHWLIVLVIVLLLFGRGKIPELMGDVAKGIKSFKKGINDEEAPDTAKTVDHKADEPK
- the scpB gene encoding SMC-Scp complex subunit ScpB, producing MDSRDDIGRGEGEGAFHENFQAEMEAERIAEALVFASSQPVSEAFIADRLPRNFSVRAVMLRLKEQYAPRGVNLVQVDDAWAFRTAADLSFVIRRDDNEVKKLSRTALEVLAIIAYHQPVTRAEIEDIRGVQTSRGTLDVLMEAGWVRFRGRRRTPGRPVTLGTTRDFLDHFGLEELRDLPGLEELKGAGLLSGRIPANFNIPSPLMSDELTEDEDPITQLDLEELGLLAPGGASED
- the erpA gene encoding iron-sulfur cluster insertion protein ErpA, whose protein sequence is MTDTSVTLSDAAAKRIAAIVGAETGKNALRVSVEGGGCSGFSYKFDLTGDARDDDIVIEKNNAKVLIDSLSLVYMAGSEIDFVDNLLGQSFQIKNPNAVASCGCGTSFSI
- a CDS encoding segregation and condensation protein A, which translates into the protein MNTVKGTEWTQAAATPMDKLWQDNGADRASHEPALVIDVAGFEGPLDLLLYLARNQKVDLSRISVLALAEQYLQFIETARRIRIELAADYLVMAAWLAYLKSRLLIPQQVKDDGPSGEEMAATLAFRLKRLEAMREAASGLVNRNRLGRDIFARGAPEHIPDRQKSAYEASLYDLLTAYASLRQRQAVTQVTIARRTVWSLTDARELLTRMIGDIGGWTVLEHYLLRYLASPEERVTAIASAFAASLELVREGKLEIRQDAAFEPLYMRRGPKHATLQVVEQERPA